The region CCAAGGCCGTATCGAAGACCTTCTTTTCTCGCGCCCGCTGCTCGCATGAATGCCTTCGATTGATCCAGCCTGGCGATAATCCTCGCTTTGCGATCGTCCCAGGTTTCGCCAGGAAGCCCCGATCCTCTTGGGAATTTGACGTAGGGACTAATGATCTCGAAGTGCTTCAGGCCGCGATAGGCTGAATCGCAAAGGCCTAGTTCATCTCGATCGGTTCGAGCCCAGCGTTCGATCGCAATTTTGCATCCGTCCGGGCAATCGATGGTGAACAGGATCGCGGCAACCACTTCATTGGTGATCAGGACCGGCAATGCGATCTCAAGCGTATTATCATTCAACGACCGCACGGCTGAGCGACGTTCTTGTATCGATGTCTGTACCAACTCATTTTCTGGAGGACCGGATGGGGTTTCAGGAAATCCGAGTGAAGGAAGCAGTTGTCCTGACTGTTCGTCATGGATCCAGATCGCGATGTTCGCCAACACCGATGGAGCAATCGTCATTGTCATGCGTCTGTTCTCCTGTGTGTTTAAACTAAGCGTTCGCGGTAGCGTTTTCGGCAGTAGATGGTTCGGTCTCTTCGGCGACGGTCGTTATCGTCAACTGTGGTTCTGGTTCCTCCGCAGAAGCCGACTTCGGTTTGTGGTGTTTGTGTCGTTCTTGTTCTTCGAGGAACGAAACCAGGGAACCACGAAGCTCGTAGTAAAGAGGGTGTTCGAGTGTTTCTGCGCGATTTCGTGGTCGTGGTAGCGGCAGTTCAAGAACCTGGCCAACTTTTGCCGCGGGGCCATTGGTCATCATGCAGATACGATCGGCCATGTAAATTGCTTCGTCGACATCGTGCGTGACAAGCATCGTGGTGATCTTTTCTTTGTCGAGGATTCGCAGGATCACATCTTGGAGTTC is a window of Bremerella sp. TYQ1 DNA encoding:
- a CDS encoding GAF domain-containing protein, which encodes MTMTIAPSVLANIAIWIHDEQSGQLLPSLGFPETPSGPPENELVQTSIQERRSAVRSLNDNTLEIALPVLITNEVVAAILFTIDCPDGCKIAIERWARTDRDELGLCDSAYRGLKHFEIISPYVKFPRGSGLPGETWDDRKARIIARLDQSKAFMRAAGARKEGLRYGLGIPVMTTEHELESVLVLLSTVDFPILHGMETWLPNEDQLELSLGQSCYAVGISPRSQTTCPYGEGLVGQCLASRIPVMVHSADEDSSLVPMFEQGSRFALAIPIFNGDRLVQVLTMFG